One genomic segment of candidate division WOR-3 bacterium includes these proteins:
- a CDS encoding Hsp20/alpha crystallin family protein, with protein sequence MKFEEGFIFQIVRTMREEAPSRFLAPPANVYETENEWIIELIMPGIEKNSLKVVLEDEILKVEAKKEKSEELAMCHHCYEWPYSEYRRIIELPKEIESSQISTSYRNGILKIRIPKRIKKIIEIEVKEE encoded by the coding sequence ATGAAATTTGAGGAGGGATTTATTTTTCAAATAGTAAGAACAATGAGGGAGGAGGCTCCCTCAAGGTTTCTTGCACCGCCTGCAAATGTTTATGAAACTGAAAATGAGTGGATAATTGAACTTATTATGCCTGGAATTGAAAAAAATTCTCTTAAAGTGGTTTTAGAAGATGAGATATTAAAGGTAGAAGCAAAAAAAGAAAAAAGTGAAGAGTTAGCAATGTGCCATCACTGTTATGAGTGGCCCTATTCAGAGTATAGGAGAATAATTGAATTACCAAAAGAAATAGAGTCTTCTCAAATATCTACGAGTTACAGAAATGGAATTTTAAAAATAAGAATACCTAAAAGGATAAAAAAAATTATAGAAATTGAAGTAAAGGAGGAATAA
- a CDS encoding DUF4910 domain-containing protein, translated as MNIKELIKESQKNIPLNFIKSIINDFSRFHRIQVSEEYSKAISELSYLLKNEEINFRIHKLPFNKNSKYFFQKFFPYWKINKGYLKIIEPFTEIIADYREIPLSIIPRSKKTYGIYEIVDFEKYKGEKDKKIFLTENFRKTFYEIRGYDAGILYFGMPEIEGVREEGDLEDSIHYVSFWEEGFFGFSISPRKGKKLKKILKKHKKLKAEIEIVSEFGEGFIEIVDIFFKGEENKKEVWLVSHFCHPSPFANDNLSGVAVSLGIAKYINELIKKNKAKLKRNLRILLLPEMTGTVAFLKEFFNENIEVISALNLDMVGEDQDKCKSVMTVEKEPFFIRSFAGYLAGLIMNYLPEGAKNFRGTSEIPLFRKTMSDYSGGSDHYILISPEFGIPSCMINYWPDKFYHTTADTTDKISEISLKNSFSLAYAYLYFLLNFEKEDVLFLKEKMKEIFKREIFELKIKEVKKEEFIREYFGLINAFKSLNKLEKNISIKDDLKEIEEFIEKEKIKKEKIERIKTKEKFILRKKEKGVPLSLSLHLDLKERKIYDNKREKIKNLPLLIDLISYLADGKRDFEEILNTLNLEIGKLKIKDVHFAIDILEKIKFMEKI; from the coding sequence ATGAATATCAAAGAACTTATAAAAGAATCACAAAAAAATATACCTTTAAACTTTATAAAATCAATTATAAATGATTTTTCAAGATTTCATAGAATACAGGTCTCAGAAGAATATTCAAAAGCTATTTCAGAACTATCTTATCTTTTAAAAAATGAAGAAATAAATTTTAGAATTCATAAACTTCCCTTTAATAAAAATTCCAAATATTTTTTTCAGAAATTCTTTCCTTACTGGAAAATTAATAAAGGGTATTTAAAAATAATTGAACCCTTTACAGAAATTATTGCAGATTACAGGGAAATTCCACTCTCAATAATTCCGAGAAGCAAAAAAACTTACGGTATTTACGAAATTGTTGATTTTGAAAAATATAAGGGAGAAAAAGATAAAAAAATTTTTTTAACAGAGAACTTCAGAAAAACTTTCTATGAAATAAGAGGTTATGATGCTGGAATACTTTATTTCGGGATGCCTGAAATTGAAGGAGTAAGGGAAGAGGGTGATCTTGAAGATTCAATACACTATGTTTCTTTCTGGGAAGAAGGCTTTTTTGGATTTTCAATATCACCAAGAAAGGGCAAAAAATTAAAAAAAATTTTAAAAAAACATAAAAAATTAAAGGCTGAGATAGAAATTGTTTCTGAATTTGGAGAAGGTTTTATTGAAATAGTTGATATATTTTTTAAAGGAGAAGAAAATAAAAAGGAAGTATGGCTTGTATCTCACTTTTGCCATCCCTCGCCCTTTGCAAACGATAATCTCTCAGGTGTGGCTGTTTCTCTTGGAATTGCAAAATACATTAACGAACTTATAAAGAAAAATAAAGCAAAACTTAAGAGAAATTTAAGAATACTACTTCTACCCGAAATGACAGGAACAGTAGCCTTTTTGAAAGAATTCTTCAATGAAAATATTGAAGTTATATCAGCATTAAACCTTGATATGGTAGGAGAGGACCAGGATAAGTGTAAAAGTGTTATGACGGTTGAAAAAGAACCATTTTTTATAAGAAGTTTTGCAGGGTATCTTGCAGGTTTAATAATGAACTATTTACCTGAAGGGGCTAAAAATTTCAGAGGAACATCAGAAATACCTCTTTTCAGAAAAACAATGTCAGATTACTCAGGTGGTTCAGACCATTATATTTTAATTTCACCTGAATTTGGAATCCCCTCATGTATGATAAATTACTGGCCTGATAAATTTTATCACACAACAGCTGATACAACAGATAAGATTTCAGAAATTTCCTTAAAGAATTCTTTTTCTCTTGCCTATGCCTATTTATACTTTCTTCTAAACTTTGAAAAAGAAGATGTTTTATTTTTAAAAGAAAAAATGAAAGAAATTTTTAAAAGAGAAATATTTGAATTGAAAATAAAAGAAGTAAAAAAAGAAGAATTTATAAGGGAATATTTTGGTCTTATAAATGCTTTTAAATCTTTAAATAAACTTGAAAAAAATATTAGTATTAAAGATGATTTAAAGGAAATTGAAGAATTTATAGAAAAAGAAAAAATAAAAAAAGAGAAAATTGAAAGAATAAAGACAAAAGAGAAATTTATCCTAAGAAAAAAAGAAAAGGGTGTACCCCTTTCATTATCACTTCACTTGGATTTGAAAGAAAGAAAAATTTATGATAATAAAAGGGAAAAAATAAAAAACTTACCTCTTCTTATTGATTTAATTTCCTATCTTGCTGATGGAAAAAGAGATTTCGAAGAAATCTTAAACACTTTAAATCTTGAAATAGGAAAATTGAAAATTAAAGATGTTCATTTTGCAATAGATATACTTGAGAAAATTAAATTTATGGAAAAAATTTAA
- a CDS encoding DUF3782 domain-containing protein has protein sequence MKKILSEEDVIKIIEKKLPEIMEKSPLFRLKIEEIIDKRAVTREEIKEILNELKAQREELKLQREELKALREDTNKRFEEINKRFEELREDTNKRFGEINKRFEEINKRFEEINKRFEEINKRFEEVDRRFELLTKEMRDGFKTLRDAITAVGARWGIFAEEAFRESMKDILKELGFYNVEKWEEYDNEGMIFGYPSIVEVDLVIKDDKHYLIEIKSSVSDGDVLKLKKIGEFYEKKTGVKPELFIVSPYIREEAKEKCKVFGIKFYKKD, from the coding sequence ATGAAAAAAATCTTAAGTGAAGAGGATGTTATAAAAATAATTGAGAAAAAACTACCGGAGATCATGGAAAAATCGCCACTTTTCAGGCTAAAAATTGAGGAAATAATAGATAAAAGAGCAGTAACAAGAGAGGAAATAAAAGAAATACTAAATGAATTAAAAGCACAAAGAGAGGAATTAAAATTACAAAGAGAGGAATTAAAGGCTCTAAGAGAAGACACTAATAAGAGATTTGAGGAAATAAATAAAAGATTTGAAGAATTAAGAGAAGACACTAATAAGAGATTTGGGGAGATAAATAAGAGATTTGAGGAGATAAATAAAAGATTTGAGGAGATAAATAAAAGATTTGAAGAAATAAATAAAAGATTTGAAGAGGTTGACAGGAGGTTTGAACTTCTAACAAAGGAAATGAGGGATGGTTTTAAGACTTTAAGAGATGCCATAACCGCAGTAGGGGCAAGATGGGGTATTTTTGCAGAGGAAGCTTTTAGAGAGAGTATGAAAGATATTTTAAAAGAACTTGGATTCTATAATGTTGAGAAATGGGAGGAATATGATAATGAGGGGATGATTTTTGGTTATCCATCGATAGTTGAGGTAGATCTTGTTATAAAAGATGATAAACATTATTTAATAGAGATAAAAAGTAGTGTATCGGATGGTGATGTTTTGAAGTTAAAAAAAATTGGGGAGTTTTATGAGAAAAAAACAGGGGTAAAACCGGAGCTTTTTATAGTTTCTCCTTATATAAGGGAAGAAGCAAAGGAAAAGTGTAAAGTTTTTGGAATAAAGTTTTACAAAAAAGATTAA